The proteins below are encoded in one region of Silene latifolia isolate original U9 population chromosome 2, ASM4854445v1, whole genome shotgun sequence:
- the LOC141640781 gene encoding uncharacterized protein LOC141640781, which translates to MNVVSLVDVTQKNLKKIREDGWTTHMEKVTSFCQKNEICVPVMSDMYVVPGRCRRGKKEVDNLTHFRIEVFLSLIDQIWREIDDLFSERSKDLLTYMSCFNPRDRFSSFNIRHLLQLATFYPCEFSSADLLHFEYELGNFVEDVKNDDRFWDLESKRSFHEAC; encoded by the coding sequence ATGAATGTTGTATCTCTTGTTGATGTGACACAAAAGAATTTAAAAAAGATTAGAGAAGATGGGTGGACTACTCACATGGAAAAGGTGACGTCATTTTGTCAAAAGAATGAAATTTGTGTTCCTGTCATGAGTGATATGTATGTGGTTCCGGGGAGATGCAGGCGTGGAAAGAAAGAAGTAGATAATCTTACTCATTTTAGAATCGAAGTGTTTTTGAGCTTGATTGATCAAATATGGAGAGAAATTGATGATCTATTTAGCGAGAGAAGCAAAGATTTACTTACTTATATGTCTTGCTTCAATCCTAGAGATCGATTTTCTTCATTTAATATCCGTCATTTGCTTCAACTTGCGACCTTCTATCCGTGTGAATTTTCAAGTGCTGATTTGCTACACTTTGAATATGAACTTGGAAACTTTGTTGAAGATGTTAAAAATGATGATAGATTTTGGGATTTAGAGTCTAAACGATCTTTCCATGAAGCTTGTTAA